In one Methanomassiliicoccales archaeon genomic region, the following are encoded:
- a CDS encoding thioredoxin family protein — translation MSKENMGFFSSDDQKTGGPAELSEKSFGDFLSKGGTAVVMVYMSGCGHCKRMEPAFQELCEEMTGTVIFGRLNAPANIVIARRYDVSGTPTFLIFKGGELAKAVVGERVKEELRSEIKGCL, via the coding sequence TTGTCAAAGGAGAACATGGGCTTCTTCAGCAGCGATGATCAGAAGACGGGCGGGCCTGCAGAGCTCAGCGAGAAGAGCTTCGGCGACTTCCTCTCCAAGGGCGGAACGGCAGTGGTCATGGTCTATATGTCGGGGTGCGGTCACTGCAAGCGCATGGAGCCGGCCTTCCAAGAGCTGTGCGAGGAGATGACCGGTACGGTGATATTCGGTCGCTTAAACGCTCCCGCCAATATAGTCATCGCTCGGCGGTACGATGTCAGTGGAACGCCCACCTTCCTCATTTTCAAGGGCGGAGAGCTGGCAAAGGCCGTGGTCGGGGAGCGGGTCAAGGAGGAGCTGCGCTCAGAGATCAAAGGCTGCCTTTGA
- a CDS encoding FkbM family methyltransferase, with protein sequence MDRVVNLMGMKWYVPHDYVLPFVGRLTIPFGFLPLFEATQRNWIRQNVPKGGVFVDIGAAFGLYSHTFANHFDMVYAIEPHPVNRFILGENIRLNGLNNVQVIPYAIWDSHTEIRLGHLIENDYFRVGIQENQIEGLHTFDEVHIPTIRLDDVCLAPDFIKMDIEGGEYMAIRGMEETLSTYRPLLMVEVHEFQHPAKDFFEIMGALDYRRIYSHWTSHVFAPDRGPQ encoded by the coding sequence ATGGACAGGGTTGTCAATCTAATGGGTATGAAATGGTACGTGCCACATGATTACGTCCTCCCTTTCGTAGGTAGGCTGACGATCCCCTTCGGTTTCTTGCCATTGTTTGAGGCAACGCAACGTAATTGGATACGCCAGAACGTCCCTAAGGGGGGCGTGTTTGTGGACATCGGGGCGGCCTTCGGCCTCTATTCACACACCTTCGCTAACCATTTCGATATGGTCTATGCCATCGAGCCGCATCCAGTCAATCGCTTCATCCTCGGAGAGAACATCCGTTTGAACGGGCTGAACAACGTACAGGTCATACCCTATGCCATATGGGATTCGCATACCGAGATTCGCCTCGGCCATCTAATCGAAAACGATTATTTCCGAGTGGGAATCCAGGAGAACCAAATCGAGGGCCTTCATACGTTCGATGAGGTACATATTCCAACGATAAGGCTCGACGACGTGTGCTTGGCTCCAGACTTTATCAAGATGGACATCGAAGGCGGAGAGTATATGGCCATAAGGGGAATGGAAGAGACACTCTCGACATATCGTCCTCTGCTTATGGTGGAGGTGCATGAGTTCCAGCACCCCGCTAAGGACTTCTTCGAAATAATGGGGGCATTAGACTATCGTAGAATCTATTCTCATTGGACCAGTCACGTCTTCGCTCCGGACCGTGGACCGCAGTAG
- a CDS encoding MFS transporter codes for MRKGISPHVPRTVKWLIYLTVFSSVGYGYLLTIVAAYLPEVGLSSGQVGAIMGVTGLALVVVAVPIGLLSDRIGRKRILLAGLLVMAPVMLAFGVTTDFTVLMLAAMLGGIGEGAYMATWNAMIADMTTLENRDGAFVVSFIVNGTAMSVGAALPFFFPALQDVLNISSAQIHSYTFLLMAILSIVSPFALSRLLRDYHEHKRPKQGLKRGKNMGRILRFSGCNALIGLGAGLIIPLIPTWLWLRYSIPDTWSGPLLAVSGITIGIATIVSTRLGKRFGSVRAIVLCQGTSTIFMVLIPLMPGAALAAVVFLVRSVLMNMAGPLGDSYMMSIISKEERGLASAVNNIVWRLPNSVTTFFGGALLAAGIYDLPFYLAAMLYIFAIAAFFLMFKDLRPEGQSAATTTARR; via the coding sequence ATGAGAAAGGGCATCTCCCCACATGTTCCCCGCACCGTGAAGTGGCTCATCTACCTCACGGTCTTCTCGAGCGTAGGGTACGGCTACCTGCTCACGATCGTCGCGGCCTATCTGCCCGAGGTCGGACTCTCCTCGGGACAGGTGGGCGCCATCATGGGCGTCACCGGCCTTGCCCTGGTCGTGGTGGCAGTGCCCATCGGTCTCCTTTCTGACCGCATCGGGAGGAAGCGCATCCTGCTGGCGGGCTTGCTGGTCATGGCCCCCGTGATGCTCGCATTTGGCGTCACCACAGACTTCACGGTCCTGATGTTGGCCGCAATGCTGGGGGGCATCGGCGAAGGGGCCTACATGGCCACCTGGAACGCCATGATCGCGGACATGACCACCCTGGAGAATCGGGATGGAGCCTTCGTCGTATCATTCATCGTCAATGGCACCGCCATGTCGGTTGGCGCTGCCCTGCCGTTCTTCTTCCCCGCTCTGCAGGACGTGCTCAACATCAGCTCCGCCCAGATCCACTCCTACACCTTCCTGCTGATGGCGATCTTGAGCATAGTATCGCCTTTTGCCCTGTCAAGGCTGTTGCGCGACTACCACGAACACAAGAGACCGAAGCAGGGGCTGAAGCGAGGAAAGAACATGGGGCGGATCCTGCGCTTCTCCGGCTGCAACGCCCTCATCGGCCTGGGGGCGGGATTGATCATACCCCTGATCCCCACTTGGCTCTGGCTACGGTACTCCATCCCTGACACCTGGAGCGGCCCCCTGCTGGCGGTCTCTGGCATCACCATAGGGATTGCCACCATCGTCTCCACCAGGCTGGGGAAGAGGTTCGGATCGGTGCGTGCCATCGTTCTGTGCCAGGGAACTTCCACCATCTTCATGGTCCTTATCCCCCTCATGCCCGGCGCCGCACTGGCGGCGGTCGTGTTCTTGGTGCGCTCGGTCCTCATGAACATGGCTGGCCCACTGGGCGACTCATACATGATGAGCATCATTTCCAAAGAGGAGCGAGGGCTGGCGAGCGCGGTCAACAACATCGTCTGGCGCCTTCCGAACAGCGTCACCACTTTCTTCGGTGGCGCCTTGCTGGCTGCAGGTATCTACGACCTGCCGTTCTATCTGGCAGCAATGCTCTACATCTTCGCCATCGCGGCGTTCTTCCTCATGTTCAAGGACCTGCGGCCCGAAGGACAGTCAGCTGCCACCACGACGGCGAGAAGGTAG
- a CDS encoding cysteine hydrolase, with protein MKPALLVVDIQNAWLEMSPELKRSVEMRAEEINEGIRIFREKGLPIIFIYHTDKGKGPEPGTRSFEFADGIHVRDSDIKVTKNYPNAFNKTNLADILLKQKCDTVIIEGLSATGCILATYLGAMDHDLSPYLVKGAVACGREDLLRFVEEICDTLSLRATDQML; from the coding sequence ATGAAGCCCGCGTTGCTAGTGGTGGACATCCAGAATGCCTGGTTGGAGATGAGCCCCGAACTGAAGAGGTCCGTGGAGATGCGTGCGGAGGAGATCAACGAAGGCATCCGCATCTTCCGCGAGAAGGGGTTGCCCATCATATTCATCTACCATACCGACAAGGGGAAAGGCCCGGAGCCTGGAACGAGATCGTTCGAATTCGCGGATGGCATCCACGTCCGGGACTCCGACATCAAGGTGACGAAGAACTACCCCAACGCCTTCAACAAAACCAATCTGGCAGATATACTGCTCAAGCAGAAATGCGACACCGTCATCATCGAGGGGTTGAGCGCGACGGGATGCATCCTGGCTACGTACCTCGGCGCGATGGACCACGATCTCTCACCCTATTTGGTCAAGGGCGCCGTTGCCTGCGGCCGCGAGGATCTCTTGCGTTTCGTGGAGGAGATCTGCGACACTCTGAGCCTGAGGGCCACGGACCAGATGCTCTAG
- a CDS encoding AAA family ATPase has protein sequence MLPASCAPARSSRPTLRDDLESDGRKNLASLSSAWSNNWTLQGGLGTVKELKYGQCRNFSPEVDFKCQSTAELEPLTEIIGQDRAVKALQFGLRIKDKGFNVFVAGMPGTGRKTAIINFIKQLAKEAPTPPDWCYVNNFKDQARPKALQLPPGRGASFKKEMEKFVSGLAKALQDAFESNDYVQRRTSSLKSIDEKRQEYNAKMTKMIADAKFQLVQSPVGVALVPLIDGQQYTEDMLAQMPARVHKQIDAKRDELQVEVQKTFVQLRDLDREAEEKVNKLNREIVTFVIEPRLAPMRDQFKESPQVLEYLADVQEDVLQNVPLIIQGARKVDGPMGLPISIDSPAKNYQVNLIVDNSKLEGAPVEIELNPTYFRLFGATEKEAKFGALFTDFTMIRAGSAHKANGGYLVVPVEGLFQDPLTWPSLKQTLSSDMLEIEEQAARMGYMVTRSLRPEPIPFNTKVVIIGDPYAFDVLYAADKDFRGLFKVKADFDTTMPRNKDNVEQYAAFVCTLCNKESLLHLDAGAMSEVVELSSRMVEDQNKLSTHFAEIANVVREANFYARQEKAAEIARKHVVRTIEEKVYRSNMIQKKMEEMVQKGMVLLETKGEKVGQVNGLSVISLGDYAFGRPSRITASVGVGKEGVIDIEREAQMSGPTHHKGVLILGGYLNGTYATERPLSLTARLVFEQSYSGVDGDSASSTELYCILSALSDKPIKQYLAVTGSVNQKGEVQAIGGVNEKIEGFFETCKISGISGKQGVLIPRSNVQNLMLKQEVLDAIKRGKFHIYPIKVISEGIEVLTGVRAGERRPDGSFEKGTINDLVQRRLNDMADRIKEFRS, from the coding sequence TTGCTTCCAGCGAGCTGCGCGCCGGCACGTTCGTCAAGGCCCACCCTCAGAGATGATCTAGAATCGGATGGCCGCAAGAACCTGGCAAGCTTAAGTAGCGCCTGGAGCAATAATTGGACGCTACAAGGGGGTCTAGGAACGGTCAAAGAACTCAAATACGGCCAATGCCGCAATTTCAGTCCAGAAGTCGATTTCAAGTGCCAGTCGACGGCCGAGCTGGAGCCGCTGACGGAGATCATCGGGCAGGACCGGGCGGTCAAGGCGCTGCAGTTCGGACTGCGCATCAAGGACAAGGGCTTCAACGTTTTCGTGGCGGGCATGCCCGGCACGGGAAGAAAGACCGCCATCATCAACTTCATCAAACAGCTGGCCAAGGAAGCGCCCACGCCGCCGGACTGGTGCTATGTCAACAATTTCAAGGACCAGGCCAGGCCGAAGGCCCTCCAGCTTCCTCCGGGGAGGGGAGCGAGCTTCAAGAAGGAGATGGAGAAGTTCGTTTCCGGTCTGGCCAAGGCCCTCCAGGATGCCTTCGAATCCAACGACTACGTACAGCGCCGCACCTCCAGCCTCAAGTCCATCGACGAGAAGAGGCAGGAATACAACGCCAAGATGACCAAGATGATCGCCGATGCCAAGTTTCAGCTGGTGCAATCCCCCGTGGGCGTGGCATTGGTGCCTCTCATCGATGGCCAGCAGTACACCGAGGACATGCTTGCTCAGATGCCAGCTAGGGTGCACAAGCAAATCGATGCCAAGCGCGACGAGTTGCAGGTAGAAGTGCAGAAGACCTTCGTACAGCTGCGGGACCTGGACCGCGAAGCAGAGGAGAAGGTCAACAAGCTCAACCGGGAGATCGTCACTTTCGTGATTGAACCTCGCCTGGCACCCATGCGGGATCAGTTCAAAGAATCGCCACAGGTATTGGAGTACCTGGCGGACGTGCAAGAGGACGTCCTGCAGAACGTGCCCCTCATCATCCAAGGAGCGAGGAAGGTGGATGGGCCGATGGGGCTGCCCATATCCATAGACTCGCCGGCCAAGAACTACCAAGTGAACCTGATCGTGGACAACTCCAAGCTGGAAGGTGCTCCGGTGGAGATCGAGCTCAACCCCACCTACTTCCGTCTGTTCGGCGCCACGGAGAAGGAGGCGAAGTTCGGCGCTCTGTTCACGGACTTCACCATGATCCGGGCAGGCTCCGCCCACAAGGCGAACGGCGGCTATCTGGTGGTGCCGGTGGAAGGCCTGTTCCAGGATCCGCTCACCTGGCCTTCGCTCAAGCAGACCCTCTCCTCAGACATGCTGGAGATCGAGGAGCAAGCGGCCCGCATGGGCTACATGGTCACCCGCTCCCTGCGGCCGGAGCCGATACCTTTCAACACCAAGGTCGTCATCATCGGCGATCCGTACGCATTCGATGTCCTGTACGCGGCGGACAAGGACTTCCGCGGACTCTTCAAGGTGAAGGCGGACTTCGATACCACCATGCCGCGCAACAAGGACAATGTGGAGCAGTACGCGGCCTTCGTATGCACGCTGTGCAACAAGGAGAGCTTGCTGCATTTGGACGCAGGTGCGATGTCCGAAGTGGTGGAGCTCTCCTCCCGCATGGTGGAGGACCAGAACAAGCTCAGCACGCACTTCGCGGAGATAGCGAACGTCGTCCGCGAGGCCAACTTCTACGCCCGCCAGGAGAAGGCGGCGGAGATAGCGCGCAAGCACGTCGTGAGGACCATCGAGGAAAAGGTGTACCGCTCCAACATGATCCAAAAGAAGATGGAAGAGATGGTGCAGAAGGGCATGGTGCTCCTGGAGACCAAAGGCGAGAAAGTGGGGCAGGTGAACGGGCTCTCGGTTATCTCCCTCGGTGACTACGCCTTCGGAAGGCCATCGCGGATAACCGCCTCTGTGGGCGTGGGGAAGGAGGGGGTCATCGACATCGAGCGCGAGGCGCAAATGAGCGGCCCCACCCATCACAAGGGCGTGCTCATCCTGGGCGGATACCTCAATGGCACCTACGCCACCGAGAGGCCGCTCTCCCTCACCGCCAGGCTGGTGTTCGAGCAGTCGTACTCGGGCGTGGACGGGGACTCGGCTTCCTCCACCGAGCTGTACTGCATCCTATCCGCCCTCTCGGACAAGCCGATCAAGCAGTATCTGGCCGTCACGGGCAGCGTCAACCAGAAGGGCGAGGTGCAAGCCATAGGCGGCGTCAACGAGAAGATCGAGGGCTTCTTCGAGACCTGCAAGATCTCCGGCATCAGCGGCAAGCAGGGCGTGCTCATACCGCGAAGCAACGTGCAGAACCTCATGCTCAAGCAAGAAGTACTGGACGCCATCAAGCGGGGCAAGTTCCACATCTATCCGATCAAGGTCATCAGCGAGGGGATTGAGGTCCTGACCGGTGTGAGGGCGGGCGAACGTCGTCCGGATGGCAGCTTCGAGAAAGGCACCATCAACGACCTGGTGCAAAGGCGCCTGAACGATATGGCGGACCGTATCAAGGAGTTCCGCAGCTGA
- a CDS encoding pirin family protein has product MKARSVTRVLTGRPTLEGAGVHLFRVFGYGEVKLMDPFLMLDDFHSSNPDDYLAGFPIHPHRGMETVTYIISGKVEHQDSLGNRGEIGSGDLQWMTAGSGIMHQEMPRRWEGFMQGFQLWVNLPRKHKMMQPRYRDVKKESIPLLEPEKGVEIKLIAGELQGMKGPVQDLVVPVECLDVRLSKDAHFSHDIAPEHNAFAYVFEGSGIFSVDEGRGIRTGQAVVFGEGDHVHVSAADGGVRFLLASGHALHEPIAWNGPIVMNTSEELELASSELRAGTFVKAHPQR; this is encoded by the coding sequence ATGAAAGCGCGCTCGGTCACGAGAGTGCTGACCGGAAGGCCAACCTTGGAAGGGGCGGGAGTGCACCTGTTCCGGGTCTTTGGATATGGAGAGGTCAAGCTCATGGACCCCTTCCTGATGCTGGACGATTTCCACTCCTCCAATCCAGATGACTACCTGGCAGGCTTCCCGATTCACCCGCATCGGGGCATGGAGACGGTCACATACATCATCTCTGGTAAGGTGGAGCATCAGGATTCGCTAGGCAATCGCGGCGAGATCGGTTCGGGCGATCTGCAATGGATGACCGCTGGGTCCGGCATCATGCACCAGGAGATGCCCCGCCGATGGGAGGGGTTCATGCAGGGATTCCAGCTCTGGGTGAACCTACCTCGCAAGCACAAGATGATGCAGCCCCGCTATCGAGATGTCAAGAAGGAGAGCATTCCCCTCCTCGAACCGGAGAAAGGGGTGGAGATCAAACTAATCGCCGGCGAGCTCCAGGGGATGAAGGGACCGGTGCAGGACCTGGTCGTGCCAGTGGAGTGCCTCGACGTCCGATTGTCCAAGGATGCACACTTCTCCCACGACATCGCCCCAGAGCACAACGCCTTCGCATACGTGTTCGAGGGAAGCGGAATTTTCTCTGTGGACGAGGGAAGGGGCATCAGGACCGGCCAGGCAGTGGTCTTTGGAGAAGGGGACCATGTCCATGTCAGCGCTGCGGACGGAGGTGTTCGTTTCCTCTTAGCCTCCGGCCATGCGCTGCACGAGCCGATTGCCTGGAACGGCCCCATCGTCATGAACACTTCTGAGGAGCTGGAACTTGCTTCCAGCGAGCTGCGCGCCGGCACGTTCGTCAAGGCCCACCCTCAGAGATGA